Proteins from a genomic interval of Oxyura jamaicensis isolate SHBP4307 breed ruddy duck chromosome 10, BPBGC_Ojam_1.0, whole genome shotgun sequence:
- the TLNRD1 gene encoding talin rod domain-containing protein 1 codes for MASGGSGKSSSEVSGGGGVPSSGSVQRKKLVSICDHCKIKMQLVADLLLLSSETRPVNTESLSVFGESFEKCRDTIIARTKGLSILTHDVQSQLNMGRFGEVGESLMEMGELVVSLTECSAHAAYLAAVETPGAQPAMPGLVDRYKVTRCRHEVEHGCGVLKTTPLADMSPQLLLEVSQNMSKNLKFLTDACVLASEKSKDKFAKEQFKLSVKCMSTSASALLACVKEVKTSPSELTRNRCVLFSGPLVQSVYALVGFATEPQFLGKAATINPEGKAVQTAILGGAMSVVSACVLLTQCLRDIAQHPESSTKMSDYRERLRNSACAVSDGCNLLSQALRERSSPRTLPPVNSNSVN; via the coding sequence ATGGCTAGCGGCGGCTCTGGCAAGTCCAGCAGCGAGGTgtccggcggcggcggcgtccCCAGCAGCGGCTCCGTGCAGAGGAAGAAGCTCGTCTCTATCTGCGACCACTGCAAGATCAAGATGCAACTGGTGGCcgatctgctgctgctgtcgaGCGAGACCAGGCCGGTGAACACCGAGAGCTTGTCTGTCTTCGGTGAGTCCTTCGAGAAGTGCAGGGACACGATCATTGCCAGGACCAAAGGACTTTCCATCTTGACCCACGACGTCCAGAGCCAGCTCAATATGGGACGCTTCGGGGAGGTGGGGGAAAGCCTGATGGAGATGGGGGAGCTGGTGGTCTCCCTGACCGAATGCTCTGCCCACGCTGCCTACCTGGCTGCAGTGGAGACTCCGGGGGCCCAGCCTGCCATGCCTGGCTTGGTGGATCGCTACAAGGTGACCCGATGTAGGCATGAGGTGGAGCACGGCTGTGGGGTCTTGAAGACCACCCCTCTGGCAGATATGAgccctcagctcctgctggaggtTTCCCAGAACATGTCCAAGAACTTGAAATTCCTGACAGACGCCTGCGTGCTGGCCAGTGAGAAATCCAAGGATAAATTTGCAAAGGAGCAGTTCAAACTCAGTGTCAAATGTATGAGCACCAGCGCCTCCGCCCTCTTGGCGTGTGTCAAGGAGGTCAAGACTTCACCCAGTGAGCTGACCAGGAACCGCTGCGTCTTGTTCAGTGGACCTTTGGTGCAGTCTGTCTATGCTCTGGTGGGCTTTGCCACTGAGCCCCAGTTTTTGGGTAAAGCTGCCACCATTAATCCAGAGGGCAAAGCTGTGCAAACTGCTATCCTAGGAGGAGCCATGAGCGTGGTATCTGCTTGTGTGCTCCTGACCCAATGCCTCAGGGATATAGCCCAACACCCCGAAAGTAGCACCAAAATGAGCGATTACAGGGAAAGGTTGAGGAACTCAGCTTGCGCCGTCTCGGATGGTTGCAACCTGTTATCTCAGGCACTAAGAGAAAGATCTTCACCCAGGACTTTACCGCCAGTGAACTCCAATTCTGTGAATTAA